In Clostridium omnivorum, the DNA window CATTTCTTTTAAGAAGTTCTTTGAAGCTAAATTGTCAGCATCAAATATTACTACTGAGTCATACTTTTTTTCCATCTTGAAAAGCCTGTCAAACATCCATTCTAATGCATAGCCTTTTCCTTTTTTTGTTTTGTTAAATCTCTCACATACTATAGCCCCTGCTTCTCTAGCCTTTAATGCAGTATTATCACTACAGTTGTCAGCAATTACAAAAATATCATAGAGCTCTTTAGGATAATCTAGTCTTTTCAAACTAACTACAATATCTTGAATAACTGTTTCCTCATTATGCGCAGCTACCAAAAGTGCAAAGCTCTTTACAGGTTTTGTATCGTTATTTTCTTTTTTTCTATAAATACCAAAAAATGAAATACATAAATAGTACATTGAGATTACAAAAACTACATTAGTGAGTGCAGTATAACTAACGCGCAATATTGTATTTAAAATATCCAATATCAATCCCCCCTAGTTCACACATATTTTAGCACAAAAATAATTTAATTACTATAGAATTTTTAATAATTATTATTTTTTTTGATTTCAATAGAAAATCAAATTAATAAAGAGCAATAATTAGCATCAACTGAATATTCTTAATTTTTCAGTATTTTTAAACTTTACACATTATACTTACTATTCTATACTATAAAGTTAAATTTGAAATCATTTCCACAATATGTTAATATATAAGTGACTATTAACAGCTGCTGCTGTAAAATAGCATTAAAAAAGGAGGTAGCCCTTATGTGGTGCTACAAAATATTTTATTATGTAAATATCAAACTTTTACATCGAAAGGATGAGTCCTTCTGGTAAATCAGCTAATGCAGCTTTTTTCTAATTGCATTAGGAGGTTTATTATGGATTTAAATACAAATGTTATTATTGAGGACCTATCCATTAGCTTTGATGAAATTGAAATCATCAAAAATTCTACTAATTATAATAACTATAATAATACATCAGACAATGACATATGTTTAAAAGCAATTGATTACATGCTATTTTAATTATAAGAACCTGAAAATTCAGGTTCTTATTTTATATTTTTACAAATTTATAAAGATATTATTCTCCCTAGCATTTCTTTATCTATAGAATACGTCATAGCATTATCATAAGATATAATGTTCTTCTTATAAAGTTCTGCTAAAGCCATATCCATTGTCTTCATCCCATATTTTCCACCAGTTTGTACTGCTGATTCTATTTGATGAGTTTTACCCTCTCTAACCAAGTTTTGTATAGCTGGTGTAGCAATCATGATTTCAAGCGCTGCTATTCTTCCATTATCATTAATTTTAGGAACAAGCTGCTGTGAAACAATTCCCTGTAGAACAGCCGCAAGTTGAATCTTTATTTGCTGCTGCTGATGTGGTGGAAAAACATCGATTATTCTATCGATTGTCTTTGAAGCACCAATTGTATGAAGCGTAGAGAATACCAAGTGACCAGTTTCCGCTGCAGTAATAGCAATAGAAATTGTTTCTATGTCTCTCATTTCACCAACTAAAATTACATCTGGGTCTTCACGAAGTACAGCTTTTAAAGCATTTTGATAGCTTTTGCTATCCTTTCCTATCTCCCTTTGATTTATTATGGATTTATTATGTTTATGAAGATATTCAACAGGATCTTCTAAAGTTATAATATGTGCTGCTCTATTTGCATTAATTTCATTTATCATAGCTGCGAGTGTGGTACTCTTACCACTTCCAGTAGGTCCAGTAACTAAAACTAATCCTCTTTGCTTTTCAGTAAGCTCCTTTAAAACTGGAGGAAATCCAAGTTCATCTAAGTTTGGTATTTTTAATGCAACAACTCTTATAGAGATTGCATCACTTCCTCTTTGTTTGAAGATGTTTACTCTAAACCTTCCAAGTCCGGCTATAGAATATGAAGTATCTATTTCTCCTCTCTTCAAATATTCCTCATAATCTTCCTTTAAAATTTCTCGTGAAAATTCCTCGGTAGCAACAGGAGTTATCTTACTATAGTCCAGATGAACTAATTCTCCATTTACTCTTATAGTTGGTGGTATTCCTACTGTTAGATGTAGATCCGATGCGCCTTCCTTAACTGTTCTTTCTAGTAATTCATTTAAAATACTCACCTTTATCCCCCTTTAGTTTTGATTTAAAACATATTAAAATTTGTAGTTAATTGTTATTATACCTAAATCCTATTCTATCATTAAAATTATTAATTTTATACATTTTTTATGGATTTTTTATCATAAATATGCTTTTTCTTTTTAAAATGCAAAAATTAAAGCATTGAACACAATAATTTTTATACATATAATTCGTGTTCAATGCTTTATTTTTAGGCACGCTTTTTTAAAAACCATTATTTATTGCTGTTAAGCTCCTTAAAAAGTTTTTTCAAGGCCCTTTTCTCAATCCTAGATACATATGATCGAGATATTCCAAGTAACTTTGCTATTTCCCTTTGTGTTTTTGGCTTTCCATCAATTAGCCCATATCTCATTTCAATAACTAATCGCTCTCTTGGTACTAGAGACTTTTCAATTTTAGAGTACAACTTCTTTACTTGTATTTTATTTTCTACTATTTCAATTATGGAGTCTTCATCACTACTTAGTACATCCATTAAGGAAATTTCGTTTCCTTCCTTGTCTATCCCAATAGGCTCCTGTAGGTATACTTCACCTTTTGTTTTTTTGTTATTTCTTATAAGCATTAATATTTCATTTTCAATGCATCTTGCTGCATAAGTGGCAAGCCTAGTTCCTTTATTGCAATCAAAAGAATCTATAGCCTTAATTAATCCTACAGTTCCAATAGAAATTAGATCATCTACTTCTTTTCCAGGGTATGAGTATTTTTTTA includes these proteins:
- a CDS encoding type IV pilus twitching motility protein PilT — protein: MSILNELLERTVKEGASDLHLTVGIPPTIRVNGELVHLDYSKITPVATEEFSREILKEDYEEYLKRGEIDTSYSIAGLGRFRVNIFKQRGSDAISIRVVALKIPNLDELGFPPVLKELTEKQRGLVLVTGPTGSGKSTTLAAMINEINANRAAHIITLEDPVEYLHKHNKSIINQREIGKDSKSYQNALKAVLREDPDVILVGEMRDIETISIAITAAETGHLVFSTLHTIGASKTIDRIIDVFPPHQQQQIKIQLAAVLQGIVSQQLVPKINDNGRIAALEIMIATPAIQNLVREGKTHQIESAVQTGGKYGMKTMDMALAELYKKNIISYDNAMTYSIDKEMLGRIISL
- the sigK gene encoding RNA polymerase sporulation sigma factor SigK; this encodes MFFVECLLDVFGSVTFLVAYITNGNSFPQPLDEKEEEGYLLKLKQGDQEAKNILVERNLRLVAHIVKKYSYPGKEVDDLISIGTVGLIKAIDSFDCNKGTRLATYAARCIENEILMLIRNNKKTKGEVYLQEPIGIDKEGNEISLMDVLSSDEDSIIEIVENKIQVKKLYSKIEKSLVPRERLVIEMRYGLIDGKPKTQREIAKLLGISRSYVSRIEKRALKKLFKELNSNK